A single genomic interval of Penicillium psychrofluorescens genome assembly, chromosome: 2 harbors:
- a CDS encoding uncharacterized protein (ID:PFLUO_002851-T1.cds;~source:funannotate), which yields MGERLYDGDDLIGLCAALVALQILIVAARFYTRYMQKMRCGLDDYLILVALAGSLAKAIIYIVLAKLAGVGYHIDYIKSTAPQDLVLLEKGLYAIRILDFPVSVTPAKISILVFYARIFTVRRFQIFAYVVASLVLAHGTGVLFAAIFQCNPISYYWDKSIPNGTCPIQGVLFRAVSPLNVVTGLLILAMPMPFVWRLHAPRAQKMALTGVFLLGGLGTVASILRTIIYFMCTDEARGDITWYSVELGMLSLVESGVLVIAACLITIWPLITKLLNLVRRVFFGADRERQHRNWYMHSAQTYHIHTTIMSTTTSESQDELTRHSQDMGRWPQSSCSVPASLADLEDQRWSIFADGARDAEKGRGVESITT from the exons ATGGGAGAGCGTCTCTACGACGGAGATGACCTGATAGGCCTGTGTGCGGCCCTTGTTGCCTTGCAGATTCTCATTGTCGCCGCGCGCTTCTATACGCGATATATGCAGAAGATGCGCTGTGGGCTTGATGACTACCTTATCTTGGTCGCACTG GCTGGGAGTCTGGCCAAGGCTATCATCTACATCGTTT TGGCCAAACTCGCCGGGGTTGGTTACCATATCGATTATATCAAGTCAACAGCACCACAGGATCTCGTCCTTCTAGAAAAG GGCCTCTACGCCATCCGAATCCTCGACTTCCCCGTCTCGGTAACGCCCGCCAAAATCTCTATCCTCGTTTTCTACGCACGGATCTTCACCGTGCGCCGCTTCCAGATCTTCGCCTACGTAGTCGCGTCTTTGGTCCTGGCGCATGGAACCGGCGTTCTTTTTGCTGCCATCTTCCAGTGCAACCCCATCTCTTATTACTGGGACAAGAGCATTCCCAATGGAACGTGTCCTATCCAAGGCGTGCTGTTCCGTGCCGTGTCGCCGTTGAATGTCGTGACGGGCCTTTTGATTCTGGCCATGCCCATGCCATTTGTGTGGAGGCTGCATGCACCCAGGGCGCAGAAGATGGCGCTCACGGGGGTGTTTTTGCTGGGTGGACT GGGCACCGTGGCGAGTATCCTGCGCACGATAATCTACTTCATGTGCACCGACGAAGCAAGGGGGGATATAACCTGGTACTCCGTCGAACTGGGGATGCTCAGCCTGGTTGAGAGCGGCGTTCTTGTCATCGCCGCATGTCTAATCACGATCTGGCCACTCATCACCAAGCTACTGAATCTGGTTAGACGGGTCTTTTTTGGCGCAGACCGAGAGCGGCAGCATCGAAACTGGTATATGCACTCTGCGCAAACGTACCACATTCATACTACTATTAtgagcaccaccaccagcgagAGCCAGGATGAGCTTACTCGTCACAGCCAGGATATGGGCCGGTGGCCGCAGAGTTCGTGTAGTGTGCCAGCGTCGTTGGCAGATCTTGAGGATCAGAGGTGGTCGATTTTTGCCGACGGCGCAAGGGATGCAGAAAAGGGACGAGGGGTAGAGAGCATAACTACATAA
- a CDS encoding uncharacterized protein (ID:PFLUO_002853-T1.cds;~source:funannotate): MASQGVNVLRYSALVAGLVYGVYRQSSLNSTAKRAEIEHEYARKERLIEQAKAEWKKKTMPQESKPQASGLITNFEDPKFDLEAFLKAKAESS; encoded by the exons ATGGCCAGCCAGGGTGTTAAC GTCCTCCGCTACTCGGCTCTCGTGGCCGGTCTCGTCTACGGAGTCTACCGCCAGTCGTCCCTCAACTCGACGGCAAAGCGCGCAGAGATCGAGCACGAATACGCACGCAAGGAGCGCCTGAtcgagcaggccaaggccgagtggaagaagaagaccatgcCCCAGGAGTCCAAGCCACAAGCCAGCGGAT TGATCACGAACTTCGAGGACCCCAAATTCGACCTGGAGGCATTCTtgaaggccaaggccgagtCGTCTTAA
- a CDS encoding uncharacterized protein (ID:PFLUO_002848-T1.cds;~source:funannotate) produces the protein MSSPAPSLRKRGGKRETSAAPSGKASSVSVPAASKAPSEWDYWVALVVVTLLAFITRFYRLDYPNEVVFDEVHFGKFASYYLQRTYFFDVHPPFAKLLFAFTGWLVGYDGSFHFDNIGDSYIEHKVPYLAYRAMPATLGALTIPTVFLIMWESGYSLPACVLSAGLMVFDNAHVAEDRLILLDAPLVLSMALSVLCYVRFYKLRHEPFGRKWWKWLLLTGFCMSCVISTKYVGMFTFVTIGAAVLCDLWGLLDINRQQGALSMISFGKHFAARLVGLILIPFFFYLFWFQVHFAILTKSGPGDDFMSPEFQQTLSDNVMTANSVGIEYYDTISMRHKETGVFLHSHLERYPLRYDDGRISSQGQQVTGYPHNDTNNHWQIVPTKPLVDGANSVHNGDVVQLLHVGTETYLLSHDVASPYYPTNQEFTTVPQEEASGERHNDTLFEIKIENGKAGAEFRTLASLFKLIHQPSRVAMWTHTTPLPEWGFKQAEINGNKNAAQASNLWFVETIEGIEPDSPRLTKKEERKVKPLPFMRKWLELQGAMFYHNNALTSSHPYATEPYQWPFLLRGVSFWTKNEPREQIYFLGNPVGWWIASSLLAVFVGIIGADQLSLRRGVDAVEELWGPGARSRLYNSTGFLFLCWAAHYFPFWLMGRQRFLHHYLPAHLASTLVAGALIEFVCNIDPRTPPAAPVAADDPTGKSKGLRSSPRRFITAKERMGSKSIVTGWVATLAILAVTAWGFCFYAPLTYGTPGLDVAGVQARQWLGYDLHFAK, from the exons ATGTCTTCCCCTGCACCCTCTCTGCGCAAGAGAGGTGGAAAGCGGGAGACTTCTGCGGCGCCGTCGGGCAAAGCCTCCTCTGTCTCGGTGCCCGCCGCCAGCAAAGCACCTTCCGAATGGGACTACTGGGTCGCCCTAGTTGTCGTCACCCTGCTGGCTTTTATAACTCGGTTTTACAGACTGGATTATCCGAATGAGGTGGTCTTTGATGAGGTCCACTTCGGCAAG TTCGCCTCGTACTACCTGCAACGCACCTATTTCTTCGATGTCCACCCGCCCTTTGCTAAGTTGTTGTTCGCGTTCACCGGTTGGCTGGTCGGCTATGATGGCAGTTTCCATTTTGACAACATCGGTGACTCCTACATTGAGCACAAGGTCCCCTACCTGGCTTACCGAGCGATGCCGGCCACCCTCGGAGCATTGACGATCCCGACGGTGTTCCTGATCATGTGGGAGTCGGGCTACTCGCTTCCCGCCTGTGTGCTGTCTGCCGGACTTATGGTGTTCGACAATGCCCATGTGGCCGAGGACCGGCTGATTCTCCTGGATGCCCCACTGGTGCTGTCGATGGCCCTCAGTGTGTTATGCTATGTCCGTTTCTACAAGCTGCGGCACGAGCCCTTTGGCCGCAAATGGTGGAAGTGGCTCCTCCTGACCGGATTCTGCATGAGCTGTGTCATTTCCACCAAATACGTCGGCATGTTCACTTTCGTGACCATCGGCGCGGCGGTTCTGTGTGACCTGTGGGGTCTCCTGGATATCAACCGACAGCAGGGGGCGCTCAGCATGATCAGCTTTGGCAAGCACTTCGCGGCTCGGCTGGTTGGCCTCATTCTCAtcccattcttcttctacctTTTCTGGTTCCAGGTTCACTTTGCCATCCTCACCAAATCTGGTCCTGGAGATGATTTCATGAGTCCCGAGTTCCAGCAAACCCTCAGCGACAATGTGATGACCGCGAATTCCGTCGGTATCGAGTATTACGATACTATCTCGATGCGCCACAAGGAAACCGGCGTCTTCCTTCACAGCCACCTTGAACGGTATCCTCTGCGCTACGACGACGGACGCATCTCCAGCCAGGGCCAGCAGGTCACTGGATATCCGCACAATGATACCAACAACCACTGGCAGATCGTTCCGACGAAGCCCCTGGTGGATGGTGCGAACAGCGTGCACAACGGAGATGTCGTTCAACTCCTTCATGTCGGCACGGAGACATATCTCCTTTCTCACGATGTCGCCTCTCCTTACTACCCGACGAACCAGGAGTTCACCACCGTCCCACAAGAGGAGGCGAGCGGAGAACGGCACAACGACACCCTATTcgagatcaagatcgagaacGGCAAGGCAGGTGCCGAGTTCCGCACACTCGCCAGCCTTTTCAAACTGATCCACCAGCCGAGTCGCGTGGCCATGTGGACTCACACGACACCTCTGCCAGAATGGGGGTTCAAGCAGGCCGAGATCAACGGCAACAAGAACGCCGCGCAAGCAAGCAATCTATGGTTCGTGGAGACCATCGAGGGCATCGAGCCCGACAGCCCCCGCCTgaccaagaaggaagagcGAAAGGTCAAGCCGCTGCCCTTTATGCGCAAGTGGCTGGAGTTGCAGGGAGCCATGTTCTACCACAACAATGCCCTGACCAGTAGCCACCCCTACGCAACCGAGCCCTACCAGTGGCCGTTCTTGCTGCGTGGCGTGAGTTTCTGGACCAAGAACGAGCCCCGTGAGCAGATCTACTTCCTGGGTAACCCggtgggatggtggattGCCAGCAGTCTGCTGGCCGTGttcgtcggcatcattggTGCCGATCAGCTCTCGCTACGCCGTGGCGTCGACGCGGTGGAGGAAC TCTGGGGTCCCGGCGCCCGATCGCGTCTGTATAACAGCACCGGATTCCTGTTCCTGTGTTGGGCCGCCCACTACTTCCCCTTCTGGCTCATGGGTCGCCAGCGTTTCCTGCACCACTACCTGCCCGCCCATCTGGCGTCGACGCTCGTGGCCGGTGCACTGATCGAGTTTGTCTGCAATATCGACCCGCGCACTCCGCCTGCTGCGCCCGTCGCCGCGGATGACCCGACGGGCAAGTCCAAGGGCCTCCGGTCGTCCCCCCGCCGATTTATCACGGCCAAGGAGCGCATGGGATCCAAGTCCATCGTCACGGGATGGGTGGCCACCCTggccatcctcgctgtcACCGCTTGGGGATTCTGCTTCTATGCGCCGCTGACCTACGGCACTCCTGGTCTGGATGTTGCTGGCGTCCAGGCACGCCAGTGGCTCGGCTACGACCTGCACTTTGCGAAATAA
- a CDS encoding uncharacterized protein (ID:PFLUO_002854-T1.cds;~source:funannotate), giving the protein MGLPPLSTAQLDNLTTSNLSPSQLFETLSHYESEACLATAGPGSTDPHMLSSFYSSFFIVHLLTDQVPEARALTQRMPETLRSQDPSLQNCMTLLRALWQTQHAQVYRILRDSPWPETLQPLVRRYESFFQDKTLIAVSSSYEAIRPAVAAMYLGLDEQAAEKGDPSIIQKFTAVGWTWDAEAELLLPKPIPTAATDSQSSNRIHEAMGMLGGRGS; this is encoded by the exons ATGGGCCTCCCTCCCCTGTCCACAGCCCAACTCGACAACCTGACTACCTCCaatctctctccctcccagctcttcgagacCCTGTCGCACTATGAATCCGAGGCCTGTCTCGCGACCGCGGGCCCCGGCAGTACAGATCCGCACATGCTGAGCTCGTTCTACTCGAGCTTTTTCATCGTCCACCTGCTCACAGATCAAGT ACCAGAAGCGCGCGCCTTGACACAACGGATGCCAGAGACCCTGCGGAGTCAGGATCCTTCTCTCCAGAACTGCATGACCCTCCTGCGAGCTCTCTGGCAAACCCAGCATGCCCAGGTCTACCGCATTCTTCGAGATTCACCGTGGCCGGAGACACTACAGCCGTTAGTGCGGCGATATGAAA GCTTCTTCCAGGACAAGACTTTGATTGCAGTGAGCAGTTCCTACGAGGCAATCCGGCCCGCGGTCGCCGCAATGTACCTGGGTCTGGACGAGCAAGCCGCTGAGAAGGGCGATCCGAGTATCATACAAAAGTTCACGGCGGTTGGATGGACCTGGGACGCCGAGGCTGAGTTGTTGCTTCCCAAACCAATCCCTACAGCTGCCACCGATAGCCAGTCATCCAATCGCATCCACGAGGCTATGGGCATGCTGGGGGGCCGCGGAAGctga
- a CDS encoding uncharacterized protein (ID:PFLUO_002849-T1.cds;~source:funannotate), with the protein MVELISPPDSRALLPPLLACLPTAFVSPLPPPALLPLLSPILRQRVQILTSVATSPTESWLQLLCWDADKAERLQRIVDGTVFEPHPVSGEIELPDDPPVSYKRVDDETLRALLVLPEYSLAVIYLWCSTDEQGGGPGWRVAELLPREGPAADESTWASSIGEANIQAREQLMEDAISAAEREEIQPQQEGKKGEDEDEDDDDNYWAQYDATPGPTPGPNPPAGSSTQRPSGLSESSYFSQYADVQPAMDNHDSTEEQPEVGPTSLNGDILANLLRRKVDGANSTDLPRTNGYASGNMPSDAAAQALSHPRPASSSSKSSGAVARLEQEAQSQSSGEVGVKQHISTSIKSLFRLAKATGLSRADFQQIVQTELEMLSLSDDDD; encoded by the coding sequence ATGGTTGAGCTCATCAGTCCTCCTGATTCCCGGGCGTTACTCCCGCCCCTGCTCGCCTGTCTTCCCACGGCCTTTGTCTCgccactcccaccaccgGCACTGCTCCCACTGCTGTCTCCGATCCTGCGCCAACGTGTTCAGATCCTCACCTCTGTCGCGACCTCCCCCACAGAATCCTGGCTTCAGCTCTTATGCTGGGATGCAGACAAGGCCGAACGCCTTCAGCGCATCGTCGACGGCACTGTCTTCGAGCCCCACCCGGTCTCGGGTGAGATCGAGCTCCCCGATGACCCCCCCGTGAGCTACAAAcgcgtcgacgacgagacGCTCCGGGCGCTGCTCGTGCTCCCGGAATACAGCCTAGCGGTGATTTATCTCTGGTGTTCAACCGACGAGCAAGGCGGCGGCCCTGGCTGGCGGGTTGCGGAACTGCTTCCGCGCGAAGGACCTGCCGCAGACGAGAGCACATGGGCCTCGTCAATCGGAGAGGCAAATATCCAGGCTAGAGAGCAGCTTATGGAAGATGCGATCAGCGCCGCTGAGCGCGAGGAAATCCAACCGCAGcaggagggaaagaagggcgaggacgaggacgaggacgacgatgacaaTTACTGGGCCCAGTATGATGCGACGCCGGGGCCGACGCCCGGTCCAAACCCCCCGGCAGGATCATCAACGCAACGGCCGTCCGGTCTGTCGGAGTCATCGTACTTTTCGCAGTATGCAGACGTCCAACCGGCTATGGACAATCACGATTCAACTGAGGAGCAGCCAGAGGTCGGACCAACCTCTTTGAATGGGGACATACTCGCCAATCTCTTGCGGCGGAAGGTGGACGGGGCCAACTCGACGGATCTGCCACGCACTAATGGCTATGCTTCGGGTAACATGCCCAGCGATGCGGCAGCTCAGGCACTGAGCCACCCACGACCAGCATCGAGCTCGTCCAAAAGCTCTGGTGCCGTTGCCAGATTGGAGCAAGAGGCACAGAGCCAGTCCAGCGGCGAGGTGGGCGTCAAGCAGCACATCAGCACCAGCATCAAGAGCTTGTTCCGCCTGGCCAAGGCCACGGGCTTGTCCCGTGCAGATTTCCAGCAGATTGTGCAGACCGAATTGGAGATGTTGAGCCTAtcggatgatgatgattga
- a CDS encoding uncharacterized protein (ID:PFLUO_002850-T1.cds;~source:funannotate), with translation MADLDKATSIVIAPAVMVVKEAEVPANSDVVPLATGAEWAALERQVRWKVDIRLCTIAGLLCSLNLLDSGILSSAAVTSMLEDLDLNQGNRYSVSIFIFTIASVIFQLPCTLAVRFAGPRAWFAIITFTFGLITLCTAFIHTWRQMIALRVLLGIAMSGIYPGLTYLISAWYPRREQQLRFAFVQSGEVLVMATGNLVNFGLNHLDGKAGLAGWRWMYIVQGSISCFLGILTYWWMVDFPENAQRGFCFLSDREVRVAARRIQDDRADLVPEPFAWRTVLANFKDPKIYGFSVMFFLLNMISTCLSYFLPIILESGMGFSSNKSILLSTPPYYYAVIPVILTSLVGDIYRIRGPLITFNAIVLIAGFLMFGLPASTQVTVRYIGTFLATGAYVSNWAALNAFQANNIVGQWKRAATAAAVTACNGLGGVAGSFIVRQNEAPEYLTAVWVSIGSHILMIFLVGAFSLYFYIANQQQKRGLKTLEGVPGFRYTY, from the exons ATGGCTGATCTCGACAAGGCCACATCCATTGTTATTGCCCCTGCAGTGATGGTGGTCAAAGAAGCGGAGGTTCCAGCCAACTCGGATGTAGTTCCCCTCGCGACCGGGGCTGAGTGGGCTGCTCTAGAGAGGCAGGTCCGGTGGAAGGTCGACATTCGTCTCTGCACCATTGCAGGACTTCTATGCAGTCTCAATCTGCTAGACTCGGGGATATTGTCCTCTGCCGCGGTGACAAGCATGCTCGAAGATCTCGACCTGAATCAAGGAAACCGGTACTCCGtgtccatcttcatcttcacaATCGCCAgcgtcatcttccagctgCCGTGTACCCTGGCAGTCCGCTTCGCTGGACCGCGGGCCTGGTTCGCGATAATTACATTTACGTTTGGGCTGATCACCCTGTGCACGGCGTTCATCCACACCTGGCGCCAGATGATCGCCCTGCGCGTCCTTTTGGGCATCGCCATGTCCGGTATTTACCCGGGCCTGACCTATCTTATCAGCGCGTGGTACCCGcggcgggagcagcagcttcggTTTGCTTTTGTGCAGTCCGGAGAGGTGCTCGTCATGGCTACAGGGAATCTGGTCAACTTCGGCCTCAACCACTTGGACGGCAAGGCGGGTTTGGCAGGGTGGAGATGGATGTACATCGTCCAAGGATCAATCAGCTGCTTCCTGGGCATTCTGACCTActggtggatggtggactTTCCGGAAAATGCACAGCGCGGTTTCTGCTTTCTCTCGGATCGTGAAGTGCGTGTGGCGGCGCGCCGAATCCAGGATGATCGAGCCGACCTCGTTCCCGAGCCGTTCGCATGGCGCACGGTCCTGGCCAATTTCAAAGATCCCAAGATCTATGGGTTCTCGgtcatgttcttcttgctcaACATGATCTCGACGTGTCTGTCGTACTTTCTTCCCATCATTCTTGAGTCGGGAATGGGATTTTCGTCCAATAAATCCATCCTTCTCTCGACGCCA CCCTACTATTACGCGGTGATCCCGGTGATCCTGACATCCTTGGTCGGGGATATCTACCGCATTCGCGGCCCGCTAATCACATTCAATGCGATTGTGCTCATCGCCGGATTTCTGATGTTCGGTCTCCCCGCCTCAACCCAAGTGACGGTACGGTACATTGGGACCTTTCTGGCTACCGGCGCCTACGTCTCTAACTGGGCGGCGCTGAATGCCTTTCAAGCCAACAACATCGTTGGCCAATGGAAGCGtgcagccaccgccgcagcgGTGACTGCATGCAATGGGCTAGGCGGCGTAGCAGGCAGCTTTATCGTGCGTCAAAACGAGGCTCCGGAGTATCTGACGGCGGTGTGGGTGTCGATCGG CTCCCATATCCTCATGATCTTCCTCGTGGGTGCCTTTTCATTGTACTTTTACATTGCCAATCAACAGCAAAAACGAGGGCTCAAAACACTAGAGGGCGTG CCTGGGTTCAGATACACTTACTAG
- a CDS encoding uncharacterized protein (ID:PFLUO_002852-T1.cds;~source:funannotate), with translation MSSMQQRKNEILAKRAKLAELKKQRELRQKEFTNTRNSVGDASEIVSPIPGRSDNRAELDDLISRLVDRPASASISHGAETQSRKGSRPNSILSASQLSGENADSSYVPSSRPQSQSIAVQTVGEEPYTSSVPEASAPQPPEPKPEVVTYSKAVQTDLSDPSAESQDGSMASDDEEAAGTKRLSKRLSRRERERDEEIRQKLRTEIEEELQATNETGNDSAAVQSTQLRYPLRTLEEDELKAVTSSDDFLDFVERSAKVIERALDEEYDVLADYELGGVDGGLEEDEETGRKRRGIKEVCQFWDERWSKKRMVSDLSFSPKFPELVLAAYTKNPSAPHEPDGLVQVWNQHLHSRPEYVFHSTSDILSAKFSPFHPNLIVGGSYSGQVLLWDTRSSRAGGGAPVQKTPLTGSGHTHPVYSISIVGTQNAHNIITASTDGVVCGWTVDMLSQPQEYLELTTPPPSKTEDLAPTTMSFPQSDPTFFIVGTEEGGIYPCHRYDRAGAKAGTDHRLAYRGHAAPVMSTAFHPARGPVDLGDLMLSSSLDWSVKLWRVRPPTTTASATSGTADPQVVSPILDITREDVVYDARWSPHKPGVFSLVDGGGNVEVWDLYTDTEVPVVRTTPTRGRGGILSRSLNKIAWEEREGRRLATGGLDGVVTVFEVGKGLGGLPDEVSAEEWAGMKRLVGKLEQKDRVA, from the exons ATGTCGTCCATGCAGCAGCGCAAGAATGAGATCCTCGCCAAGCGGGCCaagctggcggagctgaAAAAGCAgcgcgagctgcgccagaAGGAGTTCACCAACACCCGCAACAGCGTCGGCGATGCCTCAGAG ATTGTGTCGCCAATACCCGGCCGGTCGGACAATAGAGCCGAGCTCGACGATCTGATCTCCCGTCTCGTGGACCGCCCGGCCTCGGCATCCATCAGCCACGGCGCCGAAACCCAGTCCCGCAAAGGAAGCCGGCCAAACTCCATACTCAGCGCCAGCCAGCTGAGCGGCGAGAACGCCGACTCCTCCTACGTGCCTTCGTCGCGACCGCAATCCCAATCTATTGCCGTGCAGACCGTTGGAGAGGAGCCGTACACCTCATCCGTGCCTGAAGCCTCAGCCCCGCAACCCCCTGAGCCCAAACCGGAGGTCGTCACATACAGCAAGGCTGTACAAACAGACCTGTCAGACCCTTCAGCTGAATCTCAAGATGGCTCCATGGCCTCGGATGACGAAGAGGCTGCTGGGACTAAGCGGTTGAGCAAACGGCTCAGCcgccgagagcgagagcggGACGAAGAGATCCGGCAGAAGCTGCGAacggagattgaggaggaaTTGCAAGCCACCAACGAGACTGGGAATGATTCTGCAGCTGTTCAATCCACACAACTACGATACCCTCTACGCACactcgaggaagacgagctGAAGGCGGTGACTTCCTCGGATGATTTCCTGGACTTTGTGGAGCGGTCCGCCAAGGTCATTGAGCGGGCTCTGGATGAGGAATACGATGTTCTGGCGGACTATGAGCTAGGTGGTGTGGATGGggggttggaagaagatgaagagactgggaggaagaggaggggcATCAAAGAAGTTTGCCAGTTCTGGGACGAGCGATGGAGCAAGAAACGCATGGTCAGCGATCTCAGCTTCTCTCCCAAG TTCCCTGAGCTCGTGCTGGCTGCGTATACCAAGAACCCGTCTGCACCCCATGAACCCGATGGCCTTGTCCAGGTCTGGAATCAACACCTGCACTCTCGGCCGGAATACGTGTTCCACTCCACGTCCGATATTCTCTCAGCTAAATTCTCTCCTTTCCATCCCAACCTCATTGTGGGCGGCTCGTACTCGGGCCAGGTGCTTCTATGGGACACTCGGTCATCCCGCGCAGGCGGAGGCGCACCCGTCCAGAAGACTCCGCTGACGGGGTCTGGCCATACGCATCCCGTCTACAGTATCTCGATTGTTGGCACGCAAAACGCGCATAATATCATTACGGCCTCCACCGATGGCGTGGTCTGTGGTTGGACGGTGGACATGCTCTCTCAACCCCAGGAATATTTGGAATTGACCACGCCTCCACCATCCAAGACGGAGGATCTTGCTCCGACGACCATGTCGTTCCCACAGTCTGATCCAACGTTTTTCATTGTGGGTACTGAAGAAGGGGGGATCTATCCATGCCATCGGTACGACCGCGCAGGGGCCAAGGCTGGCACTGATCACCGCCTGGCCTATCGCGGGCATGCGGCACCCGTTATGTCCACCGCATTCCATCCCGCCCGCGGACCGGTGGACCTCGGCGATTTGATGCTAAGCTCCAGTCTAGACTGGAGCGTGAAGCTCTGGCGGGTCCGTCCCCCGACGACCACCGCGTCTGCCACATCCGGCACGGCAGATCCACAAGTCGTCTCTCCTATTCTGGATATCACGCGTGAAGACGTTGTCTACGATGCGCGCTGGTCCCCGCATAAACCAGGCGTATTCTCTCTCGTTGACGGGGGCGGCAACGTCGAAGTCTGGGATCTATACACCGATACAGAAGTGCCCGTCGTGCGGACGACTCCGAcccgcggccgcggcggcatcttGTCCCGCAGCTTGAACAAGATTGCCTGGGAGGAGCGGGAAGGTCGTCGCTTGGCTACTGGCGGTCTGGACGGCGTTGTGACCGTTTTCGAAGTGGGTAAAGGCCTTGGCGGGCTTCCAGACGAGGTATCCGCCGAAGAATGGGCAGGTATGAAGCGGCTGGTGGGGAAGCTGGAGCAGAAAGATCGGGTCGCCTAG